One genomic segment of Danio aesculapii chromosome 15, fDanAes4.1, whole genome shotgun sequence includes these proteins:
- the or62c5 gene encoding olfactory receptor 6N1 yields MLPLLKNETVVLVFTLSGLNETMGNRFVFFSLTALYYPFIVFCNITILYAVMSHKKLHEPMYVFICNLCVNALYGTAGFYPKFLYDLLAQDHVISYAGCLIQIFVIYSSVLCDISTLTVMAYDRYVAICRPLEYHSIMTDQRIVECILFCWLTPFFCIAVLIVLTARLTLCGSTIEKLYCENWSVVKLSCFSTTVNNVIGYVIIIVYFGHAVLIFCSYIYLIVKCRKSTESRHKFIQTCVPHLLALLNVTVALLFDVLYSRYGSKSLPQDLRNFMSLEFLLVPPMLNPLIYGLNLTRLRREVTRCFFKK; encoded by the coding sequence ATGCTGCCGCTACTAAAGAATGAGACAGTTGTCCTAGTATTTACACTCTCTGGACTAAACGAAACAATGGGAAACAGATTTGTGTTCTTCTCTTTGACTGCACTGTATTATCCATTCATTGTGTTTTGCAACATAACCATACTTTACGCTGTAATGTCGCATAAGAAGCTTCACGAGCCAATGTATGTCTTTATATGCAATCTGTGTGTTAATGCACTCTACGGCACTGCTGGCTTCTACCCTAAATTCTTGTATGATTTATTAGCCCAAGATCATGTGATTTCTTATGCTGGATGTTTGATTCAGAtctttgtcatttattcatctgttttATGTGACATTTCAACACTAACAGTGATGGCATATGACAGGTATGTGGCAATATGTAGACCACTGGAGTATCATTCAATAATGACTGATCAGAGAATTGTTGAATGTATCCTCTTCTGTTGGCTGACTCCTTTTTTTTGCATCGCTGTCCTTATTGTACTAACAGCTAGACTCACATTATGTGGCTCTACTATTGAAAAGCTGTATTGTGAAAATTGGTCAGTTGTTAAACTTTCCTGTTTTTCTACAACAGTGAATAACGTGATTGGGTATGTAATCATTATTGTATATTTTGGGCATGCGGTATTAATATTTTGCTCATACATATATTTGATTGTGAAATGCAGAAAGTCAACAGAGAGCAGGCACAAATTCATACAGACGTGTGTGCCGCATCTGCTTGCATTGCTTAATGTAACTGTTGCTTTGTTGTTTGATGTGTTGTACAGTCGTTACGGCTCAAAGAGTTTGCCCCAGGATTTGCGTAATTTCATGTCCCTGGAATTTCTACTTGTTCCCCCCATGTTAAACCCTCTTATTTATGGATTAAATCTGACAAGACTACGAAGGGAAGTCACGAGGTgctttttcaaaaaataa